In Leptospira stimsonii, a single window of DNA contains:
- the rpmA gene encoding 50S ribosomal protein L27: MAHKKGGGSSKNGRDSNSQRLGVKRFGGESVLAGNILVRQRGTKFRPGNNVGLGKDHTLFALVHGKVKFEMVSKLKMQVSVYPE, encoded by the coding sequence ATGGCACATAAGAAAGGTGGTGGATCCTCAAAGAACGGCCGGGATTCGAATTCCCAGAGACTCGGAGTAAAACGTTTTGGCGGAGAATCCGTTCTCGCCGGAAATATTCTCGTTCGCCAAAGAGGAACCAAGTTCCGCCCTGGCAATAACGTAGGACTTGGTAAAGATCACACTCTCTTTGCTCTCGTTCACGGAAAAGTAAAGTTCGAGATGGTTTCCAAATTGAAAATGCAGGTTTCCGTTTACCCGGAATAA
- the rplU gene encoding 50S ribosomal protein L21 has protein sequence MYAIISVGNRQFKVTQDQEFLTEKTGKNAGESFDAKVLLFAESSNKVHIGQPELKTARVSLKVLEDVKGDKIHAYVYKRRKNYQKAWGHRQQLQKVKVVSLSAV, from the coding sequence ATGTACGCTATTATTTCAGTTGGAAACAGACAATTCAAAGTAACCCAAGATCAGGAATTCCTGACCGAAAAAACCGGTAAAAACGCGGGCGAATCCTTTGACGCGAAGGTGCTTCTCTTCGCAGAATCCAGCAATAAAGTGCATATCGGACAACCCGAGCTCAAAACGGCTCGTGTTTCCCTGAAAGTTTTGGAAGACGTAAAAGGTGATAAGATTCACGCTTACGTTTACAAAAGACGTAAGAACTATCAAAAAGCCTGGGGTCACAGACAACAGCTTCAGAAAGTTAAGGTCGTTTCTCTTTCTGCGGTTTGA
- the proB gene encoding glutamate 5-kinase has translation MERSSLSEKIRSSEMIVIKVGSARLSGPESEVNDFLFQLVSDIRHLRDLGKKVILVSSGAIARGRLLLSELPSSISSGDSLSEKQALAAMGQNRLVNLYDSFFSKVNLSIAQILFGVLDLESKEGYKNLKNTFTQLLEWGILPVVNENDSVATEEVKFGDNDMLSALVSLIVGADLLIILTGVDGFLKEEKVVPFIEKIGKENLDVAGGPSGPGTGGMFTKLKSAGLLSEAGVPTAILNGKKMHVIREFLDQNSIGTLVAPSGNRVFSEEDVKEIIRKNRNGNGNGGTHL, from the coding sequence ATGGAACGTTCTTCTCTCTCTGAAAAAATCCGTTCTTCGGAAATGATCGTAATCAAAGTCGGTTCGGCGAGGCTTTCCGGTCCCGAATCGGAAGTGAACGACTTCCTTTTTCAGTTGGTAAGCGATATCCGTCACCTCAGAGATCTCGGTAAAAAAGTAATTCTTGTTTCCTCAGGCGCGATCGCAAGAGGAAGACTTTTGTTAAGCGAACTACCCTCTTCGATCTCTTCCGGAGATTCCCTCTCCGAAAAACAGGCGTTAGCCGCCATGGGTCAGAATCGGCTCGTCAATCTCTACGATAGTTTTTTCTCCAAGGTAAACCTTAGTATCGCGCAGATTCTTTTTGGGGTTTTGGATCTCGAGTCTAAAGAAGGATATAAGAATCTTAAGAACACATTCACCCAACTTCTAGAATGGGGTATTCTTCCCGTCGTAAACGAAAACGATTCCGTCGCGACGGAAGAGGTAAAATTCGGAGACAACGACATGCTTTCCGCTCTTGTAAGCCTGATCGTCGGCGCGGATCTCTTGATCATTCTTACGGGTGTGGACGGTTTTTTAAAAGAAGAGAAAGTCGTTCCTTTCATAGAAAAAATCGGAAAAGAAAATCTGGACGTAGCGGGAGGGCCGAGCGGTCCGGGAACCGGAGGAATGTTTACAAAACTCAAATCAGCCGGTTTACTTTCCGAAGCAGGAGTTCCCACTGCGATTTTGAACGGCAAAAAAATGCACGTCATTCGGGAATTCTTAGATCAAAACTCGATCGGAACGTTAGTCGCTCCTTCGGGGAATCGTGTGTTTTCCGAAGAGGACGTAAAGGAAATCATTCGTAAGAATCGGAACGGAAATGGAAACGGAGGAACTCATCTATGA
- a CDS encoding UDP-N-acetylmuramoyl-tripeptide--D-alanyl-D-alanine ligase: MKADFFYDPETIRRVLETSQKTWFKEDSRITNITTSSSEAEIGSLFVPLRGNRDGHEFIRDAISRGASYFLIEADHPLRKSLSSEEEKKAIPVNDTLSALGKLAAFHRSRFRPTLIAVTGSSGKTTTKELLGNCLRPIGASALVVTEKNYNNEIGLPFTLFRITDKTRIVVCEMGMNHRGEISRLSTIAKPDLAIITTIGTAHIEFLGSQKNIAKAKAEVVEGFQNGGKLFFPSTGEHLKILKKKLKKYGGKLILSEPEKTFTIIERKPLGFTLEYKGNRIDWNLPGEKLLENLALSVALLETIETPQEWILEGISSFRSGNKRLDLQNGKYSIINDTYNANYESMISSLEVANQLANGKDFYAVLGDMKELGKHSSTFHKKLGTQCAEFKNLKGLFTFGKDAEWIQKEFNKRVSSPRFSFHFDGTTEDLNELLKTFVEKVPESSVVLAKASRGIQLERFVEGLPV; the protein is encoded by the coding sequence ATGAAGGCAGACTTCTTTTACGATCCGGAAACGATACGCCGAGTCTTAGAAACATCCCAAAAAACTTGGTTCAAAGAAGATTCCCGAATCACAAACATTACGACCTCGTCCAGTGAAGCGGAAATTGGCTCCCTTTTTGTTCCTCTCAGGGGAAATCGTGACGGACACGAATTTATCAGAGACGCAATTTCTAGAGGCGCATCCTATTTTTTAATCGAAGCAGATCATCCTCTTCGCAAAAGTTTATCTTCGGAGGAAGAGAAAAAAGCGATTCCGGTCAATGACACGTTATCCGCTCTTGGAAAGCTCGCGGCTTTTCATCGTTCTCGATTCCGTCCGACTCTCATCGCGGTAACGGGTTCAAGCGGAAAAACCACGACAAAAGAACTTCTCGGAAATTGTCTCCGACCAATCGGAGCATCGGCGTTAGTCGTCACCGAAAAAAATTATAATAACGAAATCGGACTCCCCTTCACTCTTTTTAGAATCACTGATAAGACAAGAATCGTAGTTTGCGAAATGGGAATGAATCATAGAGGAGAAATTTCGAGACTTTCCACGATCGCAAAACCCGATCTTGCAATCATAACCACTATCGGAACGGCACATATAGAATTTCTAGGAAGCCAAAAGAATATCGCGAAAGCGAAAGCGGAAGTGGTCGAAGGATTCCAAAACGGAGGAAAACTTTTTTTCCCAAGCACCGGAGAACATTTAAAAATTCTTAAAAAGAAACTGAAAAAATACGGGGGAAAACTGATTCTTAGCGAACCGGAAAAGACATTCACTATTATTGAAAGAAAGCCCTTGGGCTTCACTCTTGAATATAAAGGAAATAGAATAGACTGGAATCTTCCCGGAGAAAAACTCCTCGAAAATCTCGCCCTTTCCGTCGCGCTCTTAGAAACGATCGAAACGCCACAGGAATGGATCTTAGAGGGAATTTCGAGTTTTCGATCCGGCAATAAACGCCTCGATTTACAAAACGGAAAATACTCCATTATCAACGATACATACAACGCAAATTACGAATCCATGATATCATCTCTCGAAGTGGCCAATCAGTTAGCCAATGGGAAAGATTTTTACGCGGTCCTAGGCGATATGAAAGAATTGGGAAAACATTCTTCTACCTTTCACAAAAAATTGGGCACTCAGTGCGCTGAATTTAAAAACTTAAAAGGACTCTTTACGTTCGGTAAAGATGCAGAATGGATCCAAAAAGAATTTAATAAACGCGTAAGTTCACCCAGATTTTCTTTTCATTTTGACGGAACCACGGAAGATCTCAACGAACTCTTAAAAACTTTTGTCGAAAAAGTGCCAGAATCTTCGGTCGTCTTAGCAAAAGCGTCCAGAGGAATTCAACTGGAGCGCTTCGTCGAAGGTCTTCCGGTTTAG
- the obgE gene encoding GTPase ObgE, with translation MESFVDEVAIEVYAGHGGPGSVHFRREKYVEFGGPDGGDGGIGGNVIIRPNLSMYTLDKYLSKRKFKAEAGFPGVGDNCSGKKGEDLVLFVPLGTQIYDEETGDLLFDFVSDTQEYVVVRGGRGGKGNTHFKSSTNQTPRFAQPGEDGEYKFLRLSLKLLADVGIVGLPNAGKSTLISKITDAHPKIAGYAFTTLSPNLGVVKRRGDIFRFTIADIPGIIEGASMGIGLGLSFLRHIERVKGILYLFDSSSLDIEEDLKMLRNELSTYNPELLKRPYLIVLNKIDIWDDPEFTKDLIEKVSHLGKVVAISADQETNLEDLLITMDETFFKDEIEKVLNPKESKTNSSFANDDSLSKESVLDETE, from the coding sequence ATGGAATCCTTTGTAGACGAAGTCGCCATAGAAGTTTACGCCGGACACGGCGGACCCGGTTCTGTACATTTTCGAAGAGAAAAATACGTGGAGTTCGGCGGTCCAGACGGAGGCGACGGAGGAATCGGCGGAAACGTCATCATTCGTCCCAATCTTTCCATGTACACCTTGGACAAATATCTTTCCAAAAGAAAGTTCAAAGCGGAAGCGGGATTTCCCGGAGTCGGAGACAACTGCTCCGGTAAAAAGGGAGAAGACTTGGTTCTTTTTGTGCCTCTCGGAACCCAGATCTACGATGAAGAAACCGGGGATCTCCTTTTCGATTTCGTTTCCGATACGCAAGAATACGTCGTGGTTCGCGGCGGGCGCGGTGGCAAAGGGAATACTCATTTTAAATCTTCCACAAATCAAACTCCCCGTTTTGCGCAACCGGGAGAAGACGGAGAATATAAGTTCCTCCGACTTTCCCTCAAACTTTTAGCGGATGTGGGAATCGTAGGTCTTCCGAACGCGGGAAAATCCACTCTCATATCCAAAATCACCGACGCACATCCGAAGATCGCGGGCTACGCATTCACCACTCTTTCTCCGAACCTCGGCGTTGTGAAACGAAGAGGAGATATCTTTCGTTTTACGATCGCGGATATTCCCGGAATCATAGAAGGTGCGAGCATGGGAATCGGACTCGGTCTTTCTTTTCTTCGTCACATCGAACGTGTAAAAGGAATTCTTTATCTCTTCGATTCTTCTTCCTTGGATATCGAAGAGGATTTGAAGATGCTTCGAAACGAACTTTCTACTTACAATCCCGAACTTCTCAAACGTCCTTATCTGATCGTTCTCAATAAAATTGATATCTGGGATGATCCCGAATTTACGAAAGATCTGATCGAGAAGGTTTCCCACCTCGGAAAGGTCGTCGCGATCTCCGCAGACCAGGAAACGAACTTGGAAGATCTTTTAATCACGATGGATGAAACTTTTTTTAAGGATGAGATCGAAAAGGTCTTAAATCCGAAAGAATCAAAAACGAATTCTTCTTTTGCAAACGACGATTCGCTTTCTAAGGAAAGCGTTTTGGACGAAACGGAATAG
- the nadD gene encoding nicotinate (nicotinamide) nucleotide adenylyltransferase, whose protein sequence is MSEEKKILTGIFGGSFDPPHEGHSGILKSFFAEFPDCEELFLIPNRQNPLKGIKETSPKDILEMLNLFIQEFKYPIRILDIELKKKGPSYTVDTLRELKISYPDREFLLLIGEDNYDHFHDWKDWRVILENVKSVCVFRRVSEVIRINPNLQEVSEKFFFLKNPLIPVSSTELRREFRSSWETSKIPANLRDYIEKKELY, encoded by the coding sequence ATGTCCGAGGAAAAAAAAATCCTCACGGGTATTTTTGGAGGGAGTTTCGATCCTCCACACGAAGGACATTCCGGGATTCTTAAGTCATTCTTTGCAGAATTTCCGGATTGCGAAGAATTGTTTCTTATCCCGAATCGCCAAAACCCGCTCAAGGGAATCAAAGAAACTTCACCGAAAGATATATTAGAAATGTTGAATCTATTTATTCAGGAATTCAAATACCCGATCCGAATACTTGACATAGAACTCAAAAAAAAAGGTCCCAGTTATACGGTTGATACACTTCGAGAATTAAAAATTTCTTATCCAGATCGGGAATTTTTACTTTTGATCGGAGAGGACAACTACGACCACTTTCACGATTGGAAAGACTGGAGAGTTATATTAGAAAACGTTAAATCAGTCTGCGTATTCCGAAGAGTCTCCGAAGTAATTCGGATCAATCCAAACCTGCAGGAAGTCTCGGAAAAGTTCTTTTTTTTAAAAAATCCACTCATCCCTGTTAGTTCCACGGAATTAAGGCGAGAATTCCGATCCTCCTGGGAAACTTCGAAAATTCCAGCGAACCTGAGGGATTACATAGAAAAAAAAGAGCTCTATTAG
- a CDS encoding ribosomal-processing cysteine protease Prp, with product MIRIRITCKEELYSSLESEGHSPTSLGKKGENLLCSAVSVLVQTLYLHLLQTGNAKPAEIRDGYLRFEVLPKDNVLIHNSFELVLSGLKNLKNQYPKEMELIGVPEDGT from the coding sequence TTGATCCGGATACGGATCACTTGCAAAGAAGAGTTGTATTCTTCCTTAGAAAGTGAGGGACATTCCCCGACTTCCTTAGGAAAAAAGGGTGAGAATCTTCTCTGCTCTGCCGTTTCGGTCCTGGTTCAGACTCTGTATCTGCACCTTCTCCAAACCGGCAACGCAAAACCCGCTGAAATCCGTGACGGATATCTTCGGTTCGAAGTTCTTCCCAAAGACAATGTTTTAATTCATAATAGTTTTGAATTGGTTCTCTCCGGACTTAAAAATCTGAAGAATCAATACCCGAAAGAAATGGAACTGATAGGAGTACCAGAAGATGGCACATAA
- a CDS encoding glutamate-5-semialdehyde dehydrogenase, protein MKELEYVEDLCARAKKSSRTLKSLPSSLKNKVLLDLADTLEKRKEEILTANALDLKDGKEKSLSSALMDRLLLNEKRIAGMASALREIVALPDPVGEVTRGLTLPNGLELVTRRVPLGVVMVIYESRPNVTIDVGALSFKSGNACILRGGSEAFHSNAALVKLFHEVLQKEEIDVGAVTFVDKTDRAYMLPFFQQTSKIDIVVPRGGEGLIQFVSEHSKIPVVKHDKGVCNLFIDEDADPDKVIPIVINSKVQRPGVCNATENLILHTGYPFRKELLEALAKEGVELLLDPPSLSLYPKGKPVKEEDYLEEFLDLRLSVKTVSSLEEALAFIERTSSGHTEAIVTEDLSTAKRFTNSLDSAALFINCSTRFHDGGEFGLGAEVGISTGKLHVRGPMGLVHLTTTTTYVTGNGQIRG, encoded by the coding sequence ATGAAAGAATTGGAATATGTGGAAGATCTTTGCGCTCGCGCTAAAAAATCTTCTCGAACTCTTAAATCACTTCCGTCTTCTCTTAAGAATAAAGTCCTTCTTGATCTCGCCGATACATTAGAAAAACGGAAAGAAGAAATTCTAACCGCAAATGCGCTGGATCTAAAAGACGGAAAAGAAAAAAGTCTTTCTTCCGCTCTTATGGATCGACTTCTTCTCAATGAGAAACGAATCGCCGGAATGGCGTCCGCACTTCGAGAAATCGTCGCACTTCCCGATCCAGTCGGCGAAGTCACGAGAGGCTTGACTCTTCCAAACGGACTCGAACTCGTCACGAGAAGAGTTCCTCTGGGTGTTGTCATGGTGATCTACGAATCGCGACCAAACGTTACGATCGACGTCGGTGCGCTTTCCTTTAAATCAGGAAACGCATGTATTCTGCGCGGAGGAAGCGAAGCGTTTCACTCGAACGCGGCTTTGGTGAAACTTTTTCACGAGGTTTTGCAAAAAGAAGAAATCGACGTCGGCGCGGTAACTTTTGTAGACAAGACCGATCGCGCCTATATGCTTCCTTTCTTTCAACAAACTTCGAAGATCGATATCGTAGTTCCGAGAGGCGGAGAAGGACTGATTCAGTTTGTCTCGGAACATTCTAAAATTCCGGTCGTGAAACACGATAAAGGCGTTTGTAATCTTTTTATCGATGAGGACGCGGATCCTGATAAAGTGATTCCCATCGTAATCAACTCAAAGGTGCAAAGACCCGGAGTTTGTAACGCGACGGAGAATTTAATTCTCCATACGGGATATCCGTTTCGAAAAGAACTCTTAGAAGCGCTAGCAAAAGAAGGCGTCGAACTTTTACTCGATCCTCCATCACTCTCTCTTTACCCAAAAGGAAAACCAGTAAAGGAAGAAGACTATCTGGAAGAATTTTTGGATCTCAGACTTTCCGTCAAAACGGTTTCCTCTTTGGAGGAAGCGTTAGCTTTCATTGAAAGAACCTCTTCCGGTCACACGGAAGCGATCGTAACGGAAGATTTGAGCACCGCGAAACGGTTTACGAATTCTTTGGATTCCGCCGCACTTTTTATCAACTGCTCCACTCGTTTTCACGATGGAGGAGAATTCGGCTTAGGCGCCGAAGTCGGGATTTCCACCGGAAAACTTCACGTAAGAGGACCGATGGGATTGGTCCATCTAACAACGACCACAACATACGTTACCGGCAACGGACAAATCCGAGGATAA